From a single Candidatus Defluviilinea gracilis genomic region:
- a CDS encoding NUDIX domain-containing protein encodes MTRARFPVTVHLFFFRENQILLLRRFNTGFRDGEYSVPAGHLEGGETVMEAAAREGAEEAGVNIPLNGMTFSTVLHRIEGEERVDFFVVINQWDGEPFNAEPDKCDDLRWVDVDALPMSIIPYVKQALENHQKGIPFDEYKQ; translated from the coding sequence ATGACCCGCGCTCGATTCCCCGTCACTGTGCATTTGTTTTTCTTCCGCGAGAATCAAATCTTGTTGTTGCGCCGATTCAACACGGGGTTTCGGGACGGCGAGTACAGCGTCCCTGCGGGGCATTTGGAAGGGGGAGAAACGGTGATGGAAGCCGCGGCGCGCGAAGGGGCGGAAGAAGCGGGTGTCAACATCCCATTAAATGGAATGACATTTTCCACTGTCCTGCATCGCATCGAAGGCGAAGAGCGGGTCGATTTCTTTGTCGTGATCAACCAATGGGATGGCGAACCGTTCAACGCTGAACCCGATAAGTGTGATGATCTGCGCTGGGTGGATGTGGACGCGCTACCGATGAGCATCATCCCCTATGTGAAGCAGGCGCTGGAGAATCATCAAAAGGGGATACCCTTCGACGAGTACAAACAATAA
- a CDS encoding GGDEF domain-containing protein: MPKPKAGDHFESLFDQAPISLWEQDYSGIKKFFDKLRASGVNDLDIFLNEHPEDIDKTLGLIKVTHVNRETLNLFGAKTEKELLANLDKMFRDEMREHWRSELMALWNGELSWSGDGVNYRLDGEALDIRLHWRILPECESTWECVLVAIENITALKQAEKRFHNLFEYAPISLWEEDYSAIKTEFDSLRAQGVTDLRTHLNSDPQTVRRFMGMIRVLDVNRKTLSLFEAMDKDSLLANLGKVFRDSMGEHFKNELVDMWDGKTYYEREGINYSLTGEPVNVHLHWTLMPGHENDFDWVLVALQDVTARKKAEEYLRYLGTHDVMTGLYNRAFFEETLQDLETSRKDPISFIIVDLNGLKMANDTFGHSAGDKLIRRTAEVLKASIENGTIAARIGGDEFILIMPGADEHTAKSMIERVESLVVMNNKYYREPELSVSIGASTSAAGYSLLKFISLADDEMYKNKGIHHRRRRDDA; the protein is encoded by the coding sequence ATGCCAAAGCCAAAGGCTGGGGATCATTTTGAAAGTCTCTTTGATCAGGCTCCCATTTCATTGTGGGAGCAGGATTACAGCGGGATAAAAAAATTTTTCGACAAGTTGCGCGCAAGCGGGGTGAACGATTTGGATATATTTCTAAACGAACATCCTGAAGACATTGATAAAACTCTTGGGCTGATCAAAGTGACGCATGTCAACCGCGAGACGTTGAATCTATTTGGAGCAAAGACCGAAAAAGAATTGCTCGCCAATCTCGACAAAATGTTCCGCGACGAGATGCGCGAGCATTGGCGTTCGGAATTGATGGCGTTGTGGAACGGCGAGTTGAGCTGGTCGGGCGACGGCGTCAACTATCGGCTGGATGGCGAAGCGCTCGATATCCGTTTGCACTGGCGCATTTTGCCCGAATGCGAATCCACGTGGGAGTGCGTGCTGGTGGCGATCGAAAATATCACCGCGTTGAAGCAGGCTGAAAAACGATTCCACAATTTGTTCGAGTACGCGCCGATCTCGTTGTGGGAGGAGGACTACTCGGCGATCAAAACGGAATTCGACTCGTTGCGCGCGCAAGGCGTGACGGACCTGCGAACGCATCTCAACTCGGACCCTCAAACTGTGCGCCGCTTCATGGGCATGATCCGCGTCCTCGACGTGAACCGCAAAACGCTCAGCCTGTTCGAGGCGATGGACAAAGACTCGTTGCTCGCAAACCTCGGCAAAGTTTTTCGCGATAGCATGGGCGAGCATTTCAAAAACGAACTCGTGGATATGTGGGACGGCAAAACCTATTACGAGCGCGAGGGAATCAATTATTCATTGACGGGCGAACCCGTGAATGTGCATCTGCATTGGACGTTGATGCCCGGGCACGAAAACGATTTCGATTGGGTATTGGTGGCGTTGCAGGATGTGACCGCGCGGAAAAAAGCGGAGGAATACCTGCGCTACCTCGGCACGCACGATGTGATGACCGGCTTGTACAACCGTGCGTTCTTCGAAGAGACCCTGCAAGACCTTGAAACGAGCCGCAAGGATCCAATCAGTTTCATCATCGTGGATTTGAACGGGCTGAAAATGGCAAACGACACGTTCGGTCACAGCGCTGGCGATAAATTGATCCGCCGCACAGCCGAAGTGTTGAAAGCCAGCATCGAAAATGGAACGATCGCCGCGCGTATCGGCGGCGACGAGTTTATCCTCATCATGCCCGGCGCAGACGAACATACAGCAAAGAGCATGATCGAACGCGTGGAGTCTCTGGTGGTGATGAACAACAAATATTATCGCGAGCCCGAATTAAGCGTATCCATCGGCGCGTCCACGAGCGCGGCGGGATATTCGCTGTTGAAATTTATCAGCCTGGCAGACGATGAGATGTACAAAAACAAGGGCATCCACCATCGCCGCCGCAGGGATGATGCTTGA
- a CDS encoding Type 1 glutamine amidotransferase-like domain-containing protein → MGFLLLEGGAEFGGRMREPDLRSIELAGGFDAPLRIVPAAASPDRNHLRAGGNGVRWFESLGAQDVESLPLIDKPSANDDSIAKSLREAKLIYLLGGFTHYLGQTLKDSLAWKACIEAFENGAVIAGSSAGAMVMCEFYYDPYEGKIHEGLNLVGNSLVLPHHNTFGKGWASSLLKQIPHVTLIGIDEQTGMLNDAENGMWNVYGAGEVTLYREDGVESYEAGKTFSV, encoded by the coding sequence ATGGGATTTTTACTTTTGGAAGGCGGAGCGGAATTCGGCGGGCGGATGCGCGAACCAGACCTGCGCTCCATCGAACTCGCAGGCGGATTCGACGCCCCGCTTCGCATCGTCCCTGCGGCTGCCTCGCCCGACCGCAACCACCTCCGCGCGGGAGGCAACGGCGTCCGCTGGTTCGAGTCACTCGGCGCGCAGGATGTTGAATCACTGCCATTGATCGACAAACCCAGCGCGAACGATGATTCAATTGCAAAATCTCTGCGCGAGGCAAAGTTGATCTACCTGCTCGGCGGCTTCACGCATTATCTCGGTCAGACATTGAAAGATAGTTTGGCATGGAAGGCTTGCATCGAAGCATTTGAAAACGGCGCAGTCATCGCGGGTTCAAGCGCGGGCGCGATGGTGATGTGTGAGTTTTATTATGACCCGTACGAAGGGAAAATTCACGAGGGATTAAATCTGGTGGGCAATTCGCTCGTCTTGCCGCATCACAACACATTTGGTAAAGGCTGGGCATCCTCGCTCTTGAAACAGATTCCCCACGTCACATTGATCGGCATTGACGAGCAAACAGGCATGTTAAACGACGCCGAAAATGGAATGTGGAACGTCTACGGCGCGGGGGAGGTGACGTTGTATCGCGAAGATGGCGTGGAATCGTATGAAGCGGGAAAAACATTTTCGGTTTAG
- a CDS encoding WYL domain-containing protein: MFDLSSARFAFLDLETTGLSPWFGDRVCEVGIVVTEGKRIKEQFQQLVNPERPLSVGAASTNGLTDAELLSAPRFAEVAESIVGLVNEAVVVCHNAKFDLQFLDSEFKRLGRDIQIPNLIDTLMMARLYYEMPSYSLGFIAQSFHLPMTVKHRALDGALAARGIFFAMMEQMKQFNKPLDEYIGIYNSPAWPNEGIELPTELGEAIYSNKRMLIKYVDGDGEQTERWITPKQVMGLKDYVYLLAYCHLRNDERSFRLDRITQVQVEEGS, translated from the coding sequence ATGTTTGATCTCTCCTCTGCGCGTTTTGCATTTCTCGATCTGGAAACTACGGGACTCTCTCCGTGGTTTGGCGATCGCGTCTGTGAGGTGGGAATCGTCGTCACGGAGGGAAAACGAATCAAAGAGCAGTTTCAACAGTTGGTGAATCCTGAGCGTCCGCTTTCGGTGGGGGCGGCGAGCACGAACGGGTTGACGGATGCCGAGTTATTGTCGGCGCCGCGATTCGCTGAAGTAGCCGAGTCAATCGTCGGCTTGGTGAATGAAGCGGTGGTCGTCTGTCACAACGCGAAGTTCGACCTGCAATTCCTCGATAGCGAATTCAAGCGGCTCGGGCGCGACATCCAAATCCCGAATTTGATAGACACGCTGATGATGGCGCGTCTGTATTACGAGATGCCGTCGTATAGTTTGGGGTTTATCGCCCAGTCGTTCCATCTGCCGATGACGGTGAAACATCGCGCGTTGGACGGCGCGTTGGCGGCGCGGGGAATCTTCTTTGCGATGATGGAACAGATGAAGCAGTTCAACAAACCGCTCGATGAATATATCGGCATTTACAACTCGCCCGCGTGGCCCAATGAGGGGATCGAACTGCCGACCGAATTGGGCGAAGCGATCTACAGCAACAAGCGCATGTTGATCAAGTATGTTGACGGGGACGGCGAGCAGACCGAACGCTGGATCACGCCGAAGCAAGTGATGGGGTTGAAGGATTATGTGTATTTGCTCGCGTACTGTCACTTGCGGAACGATGAGCGCAGTTTTCGTTTGGATCGAATTACTCAGGTGCAAGTTGAGGAAGGGAGTTAG
- the ilvD gene encoding dihydroxy-acid dehydratase gives MRSDTVKKGFDKAPHRALLRATGLQDDDFNKPFVAIVNSYVDVVPGHVHLQEFGKLVKDAVRAAGCVPFEFNTIGVDDGIAMGHMGMKYSLPSRELIADCVETMIEAHRFDAMVCIPNCDKIVPGMLLGAMRVNIPTIFVSGGAMKAGMTPEGETIDLISVFEGVGAFSAGKIDEKRLSILEKFACPSCGSCSGMFTANSMNCLMEALGLALPYNGSALAKTPEREALAKQAAAQVMTLIERDIKPRDIVTAEAIDDAFALDMAMGGSSNTVLHTLALANEAGVEYPLERINAVADKVPHICKVSPAGKWHMEDVHRAGGIPAILNEIQWGTGMLHFDRLTVTGKTLGESIQGKDIQDEEVIRRYGNAHSKRGGLAILFGNLAPKGAVVKVGGVSEAMMKFEGPAVIFESQEEAMAGILAGKVKAGDCVVVRYEGPKGGPGMQEMLSPTSAIMGQGLGDKVALITDGRFSGGTRGACIGHVSPEAAAGGPIAALKAGDVIEIDLGARRLNVRLNEAEIQSRLEALPPFQSKTTSKWLKRYSHFVTSADTGAMLES, from the coding sequence ATGCGTTCCGATACAGTCAAAAAAGGATTTGATAAAGCGCCGCATCGCGCGCTGCTTCGCGCTACGGGGTTGCAGGATGACGATTTCAACAAGCCGTTCGTTGCCATCGTCAACTCATATGTGGACGTGGTGCCTGGGCATGTGCATTTGCAGGAGTTCGGCAAACTGGTCAAGGATGCCGTCCGCGCGGCGGGATGCGTGCCGTTCGAGTTCAACACCATCGGCGTGGACGACGGTATCGCGATGGGTCACATGGGGATGAAGTACTCGCTTCCTTCGCGCGAACTGATTGCTGACTGCGTGGAGACCATGATCGAAGCCCACAGATTCGACGCGATGGTGTGCATCCCGAACTGCGACAAGATCGTGCCTGGCATGTTGCTCGGCGCCATGCGAGTCAATATCCCGACGATATTTGTCTCTGGCGGGGCGATGAAAGCGGGGATGACTCCCGAAGGCGAGACGATTGATTTAATTTCCGTGTTTGAAGGCGTGGGGGCATTTTCAGCGGGCAAGATTGACGAGAAGCGATTATCCATTTTGGAAAAATTTGCATGTCCATCGTGCGGATCATGTTCGGGGATGTTCACCGCCAACTCGATGAACTGTCTCATGGAGGCGTTGGGCTTGGCGTTGCCATATAACGGTTCCGCTTTGGCGAAGACTCCCGAACGGGAAGCGTTGGCGAAACAAGCCGCCGCGCAAGTGATGACCTTGATCGAGCGCGACATCAAGCCGCGAGACATCGTCACTGCCGAGGCGATAGACGACGCGTTTGCATTGGACATGGCGATGGGCGGCTCATCGAACACGGTGTTGCACACGCTGGCATTGGCGAACGAAGCGGGAGTTGAGTATCCGCTGGAAAGAATCAACGCGGTGGCGGATAAAGTTCCGCACATTTGCAAGGTGAGTCCGGCGGGCAAGTGGCACATGGAAGATGTCCATCGCGCGGGCGGAATCCCTGCGATATTGAACGAGATCCAATGGGGGACGGGTATGTTGCATTTTGATCGCTTGACAGTGACAGGAAAAACCTTGGGCGAATCGATTCAAGGAAAAGATATTCAGGATGAAGAAGTGATCCGCAGATATGGCAACGCACATTCCAAACGCGGAGGGCTGGCGATTCTGTTCGGCAATCTCGCTCCGAAAGGCGCAGTGGTGAAAGTGGGCGGTGTGAGCGAGGCGATGATGAAGTTTGAGGGACCCGCTGTCATCTTTGAATCGCAGGAAGAAGCGATGGCTGGAATTTTGGCGGGCAAGGTCAAAGCGGGAGATTGTGTTGTGGTGCGTTATGAAGGTCCGAAGGGCGGACCTGGGATGCAGGAGATGCTGTCGCCCACGTCCGCGATCATGGGGCAGGGACTTGGCGACAAGGTGGCGTTGATCACCGATGGACGATTCAGCGGCGGGACGCGCGGCGCGTGCATCGGTCATGTGTCGCCAGAAGCGGCGGCGGGCGGTCCGATCGCGGCGTTGAAGGCTGGGGATGTGATCGAAATTGATTTGGGCGCGCGCAGGCTGAACGTCCGATTGAACGAGGCGGAGATTCAGAGTCGGCTGGAGGCGTTGCCTCCGTTCCAATCCAAAACAACATCAAAATGGTTGAAGCGATATTCGCATTTTGTCACCAGCGCGGATACGGGCGCAATGTTGGAAAGTTAA